The Neoarius graeffei isolate fNeoGra1 chromosome 25, fNeoGra1.pri, whole genome shotgun sequence genome includes a region encoding these proteins:
- the LOC132873243 gene encoding uncharacterized protein LOC132873243, with translation MAKKGTTEYFLRFVVILLIYMQGQIQKNMVTAQTPGTSTQTISALSTVLPIPTTTTSDLSMVSNSSTASISTKSTSPRTGVSTTSTSPTLDQSSIAPTSPTTGFSTTPTSPTTDTSTTSNSPTLDQSSTPPTSPTIGISTAPTSPTSVVASTTPMPPTTGVSTVSTSPTLDQSSTAPTSSTTGISTAPTSPTSVMSSTTPMPPTKVISTTPTPPTLDQSSTASTCPTTGISTMPTSPTTEISTTSISPTLDQSSTAPTSPTTGFSTMPTSPTTDISTTSTSPILDQHLNHAYFPHNRNLNCTHFTHIRPVLK, from the exons ATGGCTAAAAAAG GGACAACAGAATATTTCCTGAGATTTGTTGTTATTCTGCTAATTTATATGCAAGGACAAATTCAGAAG aataTGGTGACTGCTCAAACTCCAGGCACCTCAACCCAAACCATATCAGCCCTCTCAACCGTGTTACCAATACCCACTACAACCACATCAGACCTGTCAATGGTGTCCAATTCCTCCACAGCAAGCATCTCAACCAAGTCCACTTCCCCCAGAACAGGTGTCTCAACTACATCtacttcacccacattagaccagtctTCAATTGCACCTACTTCACCCACAACAGGCTTCTCAACCACGCCGACTTCCCCCACAACAGACACCTCAACCACATCCaattcacccacattagaccagtcctcaactcCACCTACTTCCCCCACAATAGGCATCTCAACCGCACCTACTTCACCCACATCAGTCGTGGCCTCAACCACGCCCATGCCACCCACAACAGGTGTCTCAACCGTGtccacttcacccacattagaccagtcctcaactgcacctacttcctccacaacaggcatctcaactgCACCCACTTCACCCACATCAGTCATGTCCTCAACCACGCCCATGCCACCCACAAAAGTCATCTCAACCACACCCACCccacccacattagaccagtctTCAACAGCATCTACTTGccccacaacaggcatctcaaccatgCCTACTTCCCCCACAACAGAAATCTCAACCACATCCATTTCACCtacattagaccagtcctcaactgcacctacttcaCCCACAACAGGCTTCTCAACCATGCCGACTTCCCCCACAACAGACATCTCAACCACATCCACTTCACCCATATTAGACCA GCATCTCAACCATGCCTACTTCCCCCACAACAGAAATCTCAACTGcacccacttcacccacattagaccagtcctcaagTAA